The stretch of DNA GTGAAGATGAAGGTTCTGCATGCTCTTAATTTCCTTCCTCCCAAGCTTGTTTCTGAGATTTTATTGGTTACTCACCGTTTCTGTTATTCTGAACCAGATGGTGCTTAAGGTGCCGATGGTCTGCAAGAAGTGCAAATCTTGCGTCCTTACGATTGTGTCCAAGGTCAAAGGTCTGTATATTCTCTCGCTCTATAGCCTTGATTCGCTCGTCTCTATAACTTACTTGACAGGTCGTGTCGTGTGTGTCCATGGCAGGCGTCAAGTCGATGGCATACGACGAGGAGAAGAGCACGCTGACGGTGGTGGGGGAAGTGGACGTGGTGGTGGTCGTCGACGCGCTGCGCAAGGGGAAGCACCCGGCGACAGTGGTGACGGTGGGCGACGAGAAGAAGGaagcggaggagaagaagaagaaggaggaagaggagaagaagaagaaggaggccgaggagaagaagaagaaggaatgcCTGGAGAAGATGCAGAAGTGCTGCCTCAAGGCTTGCCCGCCGCCACTCTACTGCCCCAAGGCTTGCTCGCCGCCACGCCACTGCCCGCCGCCACCCCGCTGCCCGCCGCAATCCTACTGCTACGTCGACGACTCCGGCCCCTGCACCATCGTGTGAGCGAGAGGGGAGATCATCGACCCGGCGCCACCGTATATATACAGCCGATCGTTGTTGCCGGTGCAAATCAAGCCACTCCTCCAGGCCAGGCACACCAATTAATTCGTGCGTACGTCTTGTTCATCGTTCAGAAGATTCAGAGCTTGCATGCACACTATTTTCTTTTCCTGTATCTTTTCCGGTTCCTGTGATCAAGAATTGTATGTCTCCACGGAGACCTTCTTTTACTACTCACAACTCGTCTACTTGCAATCTGCAAATGAGCTGTTTGGTTCATGACCATGCGACGACTTGGATATAAGATTGGTGGTGGGGTTCTTAGCTTCACCTAATAATGTGACAAGTTGATTAGTCTACCGGTCGGCATTGCCAAATGGAACAGTTTATTGCAACAATTTGTCCCTATCGACGCTGGAACTTTCATATGCCGTTGCCGATTGGTACTCTCCGGGAAACAAATTATTTCTGCAGATCACGCAATGATTCAGGTCCACTTTTACAATTCTCCAACTTACCTCTTGACCATTGAAAAAAAACACTCTTGAGacttactccctccgtttttaaatatttgtttttttagagatttcaacaattAACTATatatgaagcaaaatgagtgaatctacgctctaaaatatgtctatatacatccgtatatggtagtccatttgaaatctctaaaaagataaatatttaggagCGGATGGAGTAGGagctaagggcatctccagccatTCGGTGCCCTCAGGGACTGAAATATCGCCGTCTGGGGGCTAGCCGATGCTATTTCCGCCGTGGGGGCGATTGGGTTCCCAACCGCCGTCCCAAGTTGATCCCAGACGCCATTTTTTGAATTCCAAATTCGGCTAGATTCATACAAAATGACACAAATTTGGACGAAATTCAGGCGGTTTTCATTGATATTTGTACAAAATTAAAGACATAACTTAAAAACTTAGAAAAATAAAActacgctgccgccgccgccccgagcctACTGCATGCCAAGGAGCTTGTAGAAGGCGGTGTagtcgccgccgtcgtcgtcctGCACGCCGTCATCCTCCTTGCTACAACCCTGTCCTGGGTCGCCGTGGCGGACGGGGTTGGTCGGCGCCGGCGCCTCTTCGTCGCTGTCCTCGAGGACGATGACGCGCGGCGCTGGCGCTCCATCTCCTCCTGGACATAGTTGCCCCGTGTCCATTTGAGGCCGGTTTCGAGGTCAGCGGCCATGTCGACATGCTCCTGCTTGATGACGACGGGTTGCGTCGCCGGCTCCTTCTTCGGCCTGACAAGGCGAAGATAGCCGCGGGGAGGAGGGCAAGGTGGTCGACGACCCTCATTTATGATGAGGCTGTCGTCGCGGCTGCGCCGGCGCTCCGGCGTGTCCTGGGGCTCGGCCTTGACGGCAGTGAGCGGCATCGTCGTGCGGGAACCGAGACGATGAGGACGACAAAGGTTCTCGGCATCGCCCAGTCGCTGACTCAGCGGGTCCATGTGGTACAGTTTTGTTTTCGCACCAAATTCGTTTCCCCCGGCACCCCCGGTCGGCCCCTAGTGCGCTGGGTTCGGTCTGAGTCCGTCGGCGCCAATTTCAGTCCTAACCGTGAAATTTGGGCTTTTGGGGCGTGACTGGGCCGATTTTTTTGAGCCAGCGATAAAaagggggcgggggggggggggggggggggggatgtgCGAGTGGAGATGCTAAGACTAGAGAACAAATCTAAACTGTGTATTGTTATAACTAGATAATATCCCGCATGTTGTTGCGAAAATGTTTTGCTATATATTCCAATGATACCTGAGTGTGCCAAACGTGACCTTTGGAGTAATAATAATATGAGAGCTAAAGCTGAAAGTAGGGAATCGATGACTGTTATGAATAGCATGCAATTCCAAGCCAGAGAAGGAAAGGTCAAAATGCTATATACGGTAGACGTATTACTAGCTGTTTTCAGAGCTAAAAGGACATATTTATTTCTTGAAAACGTTTGTTCCATAGGAATCAAATTTCTAAGTTATAGAAAAACTCTAGATAAAGAATTATTTTTCTGTATCATCCATGATCTTCATATTTTTCCAACGGATTTGCTAAAACTCATTCAGCTGAGAATCAAATTGGTCTCATTCACTTTTCTGGCCGTTTGATTGAGCTGCGCCACGATTTGTGTTTTCCTCCTGTAGAGAGCTTCGTAACGACGGAAGGCACAGCCCATCTATTGTCCCGCTCGTGGCCTGTTTTTTTTTGTCGTgtgcttgtttttctttttttgctgACAAAGCCCACTTGTGTTGGATATAGGAAGCCCGTGtcttatcactccttttttcatTTCTCTTTGTGTCTTCTTGGTGGCGGTTGAGACTCGGGAAGAGCCTGCTGCGGGAGATCGGTGGtggtggcatttttcgaagtaaGAATCCGCCCGTTCTGTTGGTCCTCTAATCTTTTTGTTGGTGTCGATgaaatattttttgttttttgtttagGGTTTTTTGTTGTTCTTGCAACCGACCCAGTCCGAGCGTAATCGTAACACAACACACCCAAGCGCAACTGCAGGACATATAATGTGACCGCAACTGGGGGCCGAGACGGGAGGAGTTGTCGGCGCCGATGAAATCGGATTCCTTTTTTTTGTTACGTATTTTTTTGCAGCTGCAACCATCCCACCCCGAGCGCAATTGCAACTCAACACACCCAAGCGCAACTATAAGCCATATAATGTGACCGCAACCGGGCATCGGGGCGGAGGTTTGTGGGCGTCAATGAAATCGGTTCCATTTTTTGTTAGATTTtttctgttgtagttgcaacCGCCCTACACGAGCGCAACTGTAACTCAGCAACCACAGGACATATAAGGAGAATGCAACCGGGGTCAGGGCGGAGGGCTTTTGTCTTCGCCGATGAAATCGGttccattttttttgtttttttcttttagTTGCAACCGCCCTAAGCAGAGCGCAATCACAACTTAGCACACCCAAGTGCAACCAGACGTCGGGGTGGAGGGTTTGTCGGCGCCAATGAAATTAGTTCCATTTTTTTGTTAGTTTTTTTTGTTGTAGTTGCAAGCGCCCATCCTGAGCCCAATCGCATCTACCAAGCCCAACCGCAAGACATATATAAGGCGACCGCAACTGGTGGGTCGGGGGAGGGCTGTCGGCGCCAATACAATAGGTTTCCATTTTTTGTTAGTTTTTTTATTTTAGTTGCAACCGGCCCAACCTAAGTGCAATCGCAACTCAACACACCCAAGCGCAACCCGCGGTCAGGGCGGAGGGATGTCAGCGCCGATGAAATCGGTTCCATTTTTTTGTTCACAATTACTTCCTTGTAAATACAAGCAACTTTGGTTTCCCCGATGAAATACAAGCAACTGTGGGTCCCGCATGCCACTTGCAACATGACCATCTACTCGCAATTGGCTGGTGTTTGCTCGATGCCACTTGCAACTTGAACGTGGATTCGAAACTTGTATGTTGTTTTTGTCTCGTAATTGTCTCAGTTGCAAGTCCACCGTCAACTCGCAACTACAAGGGCCCGAATGCCCCAGTTGCAActcaaccatcgactcgcaactcgggggggggggggggggggggtgttttACTTGATGCCACTCCCAACTCGACCATCGACTCGCAGCTGGTCTATTTTTTTGGCTTTTCTTTTTTGCCATAATtgccccagttgcaagtccacccatCGACTCGTAACTGTGAGGGCCCGAATGCCCCAATTGCAActcgaccatcgactcgcaactcgAGGGGATGTTTACTCGATGCCACTTGCAACTCGACCTTGGACTCGCAACTGGTCTGTTTTTTTGTCTTCTTTTTGCCATAATTGCCCCAATTGCAAGTCCACCGTCAACTCGCAACTGCGAGGCCCCGAATGCCCCAGTTGCAACtcgaccatcaactcgcaactcaTGGGGTGTTTACTCAATGCCACTTCGCAACTCAACCTTGGACTTGCAACTAGTCTGTTTTTGTTGTGTGTTCACAATTACTTTCCTTGTAAATACAAGCAATTTTTTGGTTTCACCAACAAAAAAAAGGACCAGTGGGCCCCGCATGCCCTAGTTGCAACTCGCCCATCGACTTGCAATTGGGGTGTCTACTCGGTGCCACTTACAACTCGACCGTTGTGTGTTCACAATTacttttcttgtaaatacaagcaaTTTTTTGGTTTCACCAACAAAATACAAGGACCAATGGGCCCTGCATGCCCTAGTTGCAACTCGCCCATCGACTTGCAATTGGGGTGTATACTCGGTGCCACTTACAACTCGACCTTGGACTCGCAACTGGTATGATTTTTTGTCTTTTCTTTTATTGCCATAATtgccccagttgcaagtccatcaTCGATTCGCAACTGTAGGGCCCACACGACACTTGCACCTCGACCATTGACTCGCAACTCGGGGGGTGGGGGGTGTTTACTCGATGCCACTTGCAACTCGACCTTGGACTTGCAACTGGTTTGTTTTTTGTCTTTCTTTTTTGCCATAATTGCCCCAATTGCAAGTCCACCATCAACTCACAGCCGCAAGGCCCCAAATGCTCCACTTCGCAACTCAACCAtcgagttgttgttgttgttgttgtttgttcTCTGTTGTTCACAATTACTTTCCTTGTAAATACAAGCAATTTTTTGGTTTCACCGACGAAATACAAGGACCAGTGGGCCCCGCATGCCCTAGTTGCAActcgaccatcgactcgcaatTGGGGTGTCTACTCGGTGCCACTTACAACTCGACCTTGGACTCGCAACTGGTatgatttttttcttttcttttactGCCATATTGCCTCAGTTGCAAGTCCATCATCGATTCGCAACTGTAGGGCCCACACAACACTTGCAActcgaccatcgactcgcaactcaGGCGGGGGGGGGGGTGTACTCGATGCCACTTGCAACTCGACCTTGGACTCACAACTAGTCTTTTTTTGTCTTTCTTTTTTACCATAATTGCCCCAATTGCAAGTCCACCATTAACTCGCAGCTGCAAGGCCCCAAATGCCCCAGTTGCAActcgaccatcgactcgcaactcaGGGGGGGTGTTTACTCAATGCCACTTCGCAACTCGACCTTGGACTTGTAACTGGTCTGTTTTTgttgtgtgttgttgttgttaCTGTTGTTGTTTGTTTGTTCACAATTACTTTCCTTGTAAATACAAGCAACTTTTTGGTTTCATCGATGAAATACAAGGAACTGTGGGCCCCGCATGCCCCAGTTGCGACTCGACCATCGACTTGCAACTGGGGGGTGTTTACTCGGTGCCACTTTGCAACTCGACCATGAACTCGCAAGTGGTCTGTTTTGTTGTCTTTCTTTTTTGCCATAATTGCCCCAGTTGCAAGTCTACCATTGACTCGCAACTGTGAGGGACCGAATGCCCCCATTGGAACTCGACCCCCGACCCGCAACTTCGAGGGAGGGGGGGTGTTTACTTGATGCCACTTGCAACTAGACCATCGACTCACAACTGGTCAATTTTTTGTCTTCTTGTTTGCCATGGTTGCCCTAATTGCAACTCTAGCATCGACTCGCAAACTGCGAGGGCCCGAATGCCCCAGTTGCAACTCGACCATTGACTCGCAACTCGGGGCGGTGTTTACTCGATGCCACTTGCAACTCGACCTTGGACTCGCAACTGGTCTGTTTGCTATCATAATtgccccagttgcaagtccaccatcgactcgcaactatgACGGACCGAATGCCCTAGTTGCAACTCGACCCCAGACCCGcaactcgggggggggggggtgtttaCTTGGTGCCACTTGCAACtagaccatcgactcgcaactagtttgttttttcttcttttttgccatgattgcCCCAATTGCAAGTCCACCATCGACTTGCAACTGCGAGGGGCCTGAATGCCCCAGTTGCAActcgaccatcgactcgcaactcgGGGTGGTGTTTACTCGATGCCACTTGCAAGTCGACCTTGGACTCGCAACCGGGGTCGGCGGAGGGCTGTCGGCGCCGATGAAATCggttccttttttatt from Triticum urartu cultivar G1812 chromosome 3, Tu2.1, whole genome shotgun sequence encodes:
- the LOC125548544 gene encoding heavy metal-associated isoprenylated plant protein 2-like encodes the protein MKMVLKVPMVCKKCKSCVLTIVSKVKGVKSMAYDEEKSTLTVVGEVDVVVVVDALRKGKHPATVVTVGDEKKEAEEKKKKEEEEKKKKEAEEKKKKECLEKMQKCCLKACPPPLYCPKACSPPRHCPPPPRCPPQSYCYVDDSGPCTIV